From the Acidimicrobiales bacterium genome, the window GGTGACCTGCTGGCCGACGCGAATGCGCTGGCCGCGAGGTTCGAGGCGGATGGGCTCGTGGCCGGCGACGTCGTCTCGGTGCAGCTGCCCAACCGCTACGAGGCTGCGGTGGTGGCCCTCGCCTCGCTGCGGCTCGGCCTCGTGCTCAACACGTTGCTCCCGAACTATCGGGCCAAGGAGCTCGGCCACATCTTCGCGACGGCGTCTCCGTCGGCCGTCGTCATCCCTGCGGTGTATCGCGACTTCGATCACCGGGAGTTGATCGAGTCCGTCAGCGGATCGCTGCCTCCCGATGTCAGGGTTCTCGTGGTCGACGGCGACGAGATGATCGACGACGTGCGTCGCGATGCCGCCGCCGGACGGGTTCCCACGGCGCCGTTGCCGAACGCCGGCGGTCATTCGGAATTGATCTTCAGCTCGGGTACCGAGGCCGCACCGAAGGGCATCCTCCACAGCGAGCAGACGACCAACAGTGGCGTGCGGGCGCTGCACGACTTCCTCGGGCTCGACGCCGAGACGGTCGTGTGGATGCCGTCGCCGGTCGGCCACTCGACCGGCTTCAACTTCGGGTTGCGCTTCGCGCTGTACCACGGGGTGCCGCTCGTCCTCCAGGACCGCTGGGACGCCGATGTCGCCATCTCGCTGGTGCGCCGCTTCGGAGCGTCCTACACGCTGGCGGCCACGACCTTCCTCCAGGATCTTGTCGGTGAGCTGCAACGGCGGGACGAGACACTGCCGGAACTCACCCATTTCGCGTGTGGCGGAGCAGCAGTGCCACCGGAGCTGGTGTCGGCCGCCGGTGAACGCGGCATCGGGGTGCTGCGGCTCTACGGCTCGACCGAGGCCCTCGTCGTGTCGTGCAACCGGCCCGACCTCCCACTCGACACTCGTCGCGACACCGACGGGATGCCGCTCCCCGGAGTGACGGTGCGAACCAGAACCGCCGACGGTGCGCCGTGCGGGCCGGGCGAGCCGGGTGAGATCGAGGTGCAGAGTCCGCAGAACGCGCTCGGCTACTTCCACGACCCGCAACGGACCGCAGCGACGTTCCTCGACGGGAACTGGGTGCGCAGCGGTGACCTCGGCGTGCTGGGCCCGGACGGTTCGGTCTCGATCGTGGGTCGCACGAAGGAGATCATCATCCGCGGCGGTCTCAACATCGCGCCGCGTGAGATCGAGGAGATGATCCTCGACTTCGACGAGGTGGAGCGCTGCGCCGTGGTCGGGCTCGACGACCCGCGGCTCGGCGAGAAGGCGTGCGCCTTCGTGACCCTGCGCGACGGCGCCCGACTCGACTTCGAACTGATGATCGATCGCTTGCGGGCCGCCGGGTTGGCCGCCTACAAGCTCCCGGAAGGACTCGAGATCCTCGACGAGTTGCCGGCGACCGCCTCGGGAAAGATCCGCAAACACGTGCTTCGGGAGCGGTACTCGCCTCGTTAGCGGTCGCGCAGCGGGGTCGCCGAGACGGTGATGCCGCGGCCGAGGAGACTGTGGCGCTGCGGGTCGGCCTGGTGGTGGTGGGCGGCCCGTTCGGCTCCCTCACCGTCGCCCGCGACGATGGCGTCGAGGATTCGTCGATGTTCGTCGAGCGAGTCGTTGCGCATGTCGGTCTCGGGGAGGGCACCGAAGTCGATCTCCTCGCCCGCGGCGGCGACCTGTCCCGACCACAGCGACTCGAGCGCACCGACCAGCACCACGAGTGGCTGGCTTCCGCAGCGGGCGACGAGTTCCTCGTGGAAGCGTCGCGCGAGCATCGCGAACCTCGGCGGATCGTCGACCGCCTCGACCGACTCGCCATGGATCGCCTCGAGGGCGGGGATCACCTCGGTGGCGCGATCCGCCCGTTCGGCGCAGGCCCGCACACACAGCGGACCCAGCTGTGCCATCGCGGCGACCAGCTCGTCGACCTCGACGTGTCGAGACTCGAGCACCAGGCCGACCGTGTAGGCGACCGTCTCCGCACGGGGGAGCTGCACGATCGAACCTCCCACCTTGCCTCGTCGGACCGTGATCAGGCCCTCGGTCTCGAGCACTCGTAGCCCCTCGCGCACCGACGGGAGGCTGACCCCGTACTGAGCGACCAACTCGTCCTGGATGGGCAGGAGGTCGCCGTCGGAGAACTCGCCACCGAGGATCCGCCGGCGCAGGTCGTTGGCGACTTCCTCGGCGAGACGAGGCGGACGGCGCTGGCGGGCGGCGGACGACATCGACTGAACGTACCCGACCCGACCGCCCGAGTTCGCGCCAGGCGCTAGCCTGCAGCTTCGTTTCCGCGGCGAACGCCGTGGCGAGATGGGGTGCACATGGCCGGCGGCCTGGTCGGATTGTTGGACGACGTGGCGGCGCTGGCGAAGCTCGCTGCGGCGTCGATCGACGACGTGGGCGCGGCCGCCGGAAAGGCCAGCGTCAAGGCCGCCGGTGTGGTGGTCGACGACACCGCCGTCACGCCGACCTACGTCCACGGTCTCGCCGCCGAACGCGAACTCCCGATCATCAAGAAGATCGCCACCGGTTCGATTCGCAACAAGGTGCTCTTCATCCTCCCGGCGGCGTTGTTCCTCAGCGAGGTCGCGCCGACGCTCGTCGAGATCATCCTCATGTGCGGCGGCGCGTACCTCTGCTACGAGGGCGCCCACAAGATCGTGCACGCATTCCGTCACGACGACGGCGAACACGACGTGCCTGCGGCGGTCCAAGGTCCCGATGCCGAGCAGGCGACCATCGCGGGCGCGATTCGGACCGACTTCATCCTGTCGGCGGAGATCATGGTGATCGCACTCAAGGAGGTCATCGACGAGGCGCTGCTGGCACGGGCCATCATCCTGGTGATCGTCGCAGCGTTGATCACCGTTGCCGTCTACGGCGTCGTCGCCGTGATCGTGAAGATGGACGACATCGGGCTGTCGTTGGCCCAACGCCCTTCGACGACCTCGCAACGGGTCGGTCGTGCCCTCGTGACCGGGATGCCCAAGCTGCTCACTGCGCTGTCCGTGATCGGCACGGCGGCGATGTTGTGGGTGGGTGGGCACATCCTCCTCGTCGGCACCGAGGAGCTGGGGTGGCACTGGCCCTACGACCGGGTCCACGATGCCGAACACCGGGTCGCCGATGTCGGTTCGGTCGGCGGGGTGCTCGAGTGGTTCGTCAACACCGGGATCTCGGCCGTGGTCGGTATCGCCGTCGGTCTGGTGATCGCCACAGTGGTGGCGCAGCTACCGGCGCGAACCGGCGACGCCGACGCGCACTGAACGCCCCGGGCGTCAGACCGGTGGCCCGCCCGGCGGCGGGGGGAGGCTCGAGGTCCGTTCCGCGGCGCGGCGAAGGTCGCGGTCGCGTACCCAGCCGACGATCGCGAGGATCACGCCCACGAAGGCGGCGATCACACCGAGTCCGCCCGTACCCACTCCCAGCCATTCGACGAGAGTGACGTCCCGTAGTGATCGGGTGACCAGCGCATTCGTCGGTCGAGTCGGCGTCAGCGAGATCACGTAGACGCCTTCGGTCCGGGCATCGAACACGGCGACGCCCCGAAAGCTGGTGCCGTTGCGTTCCACGGTTTCGTTGCCGGAGGGCCTCGCAACCACGATCTCGCCGTTCGGACCGCTGATCTGCAATTCGTCGATTCCGACACTCACGGACTGGCTGAAGCTGACGACGCCGACCGAACGGCTCGAACCGGTCTGCAGTGAGATCAGATACGTGCCGGGGTCGAGCTTCTCCTCGAAGGTGCCCGGAACGGCGTGGGTGTCGGCCGTCAGCAGGCGACCGAGGAACCCCCACGTCACGATGGTGCCCACGGCCACGGCGACGATGCCGAGCGCAACCAGCCACAGGCCGAGTCGCTTCATTCGGGTGCCGCCTCGCATGCTCGCCACGGCGTGAGCATAAGGGGCCCGATGTCCTGCGCCCGGTTGTGACGCACGGACCCGAGGACCACACTGCACGGATGGACTCCGTCGATCCCGCCGCGGCGCCGATCACGGTCACCTATCCGGCCGATCTGCCGATCGCCGAACGACGCGAAGAACTGCTCGCCGCGATCCGCGACAACCAGGTGGTCGTCGTCGCCGGTGAGACCGGGTCGGGCAAGAGCACCCAGTTGCCGAAGATGTGCATCGAACTCGGCCTGCACGAAACCGGCTGGATCGGCCACACCCAACCCCGCCGCATCGCCGCCCGGTCGATCGCCGAACGGGTGGCCGAGGAGCTCGGCGACGAGGTCGGCGGCCTCGTCGGCTACAAGGTCCGTTTCACCGACAAGGTGTCGAAGAAGACGGCCATCAAAGCGATGACCGACGGCATCCTCCTGGCCGAGATGCAGCACGACCGGGAGCTGTCGGCCTACTCCACGATCATCGTGGACGAGGCCCACGAGCGAAGTCTCAACATCGACTTCCTGCTCGGGTACCTCCGCCGATTGCTCCCGACCCGACCCGACCTCAAGGTCATCATCACCTCGGCCACGATCGACACGGCGAGGTTCTCGCAACACTTCGACGATGCGCCGATCATCGAGGTGTCGGGGAGGACCTACCCCGTGGAGATCCGCTACCGGCCGCCGGAAGACGACGACACCGGGGAGGCGCTCACCCAGGCGGAAGCGATCGTCGATGCCGTCGACGAGCTCGCGCGCGAGGGCTCGGGCGACGTCCTGGTCTTCTGCAGCGGCGAACGCGAGATCCGCGAAACGAGCGAGGCGTTGGCCGATGCCCGCCTGCGCAACACCGAGGTCGTCCCGCTGTTCGGGCGCCTCTCGGCCGCCGAGCAGCACCGCGTGTTCGACCGGTCGCGGCGCGACGGTCGTCGCATCGTGGTGGCGACGAACGTGGCCGAGACCTCGCTGACCGTGCCCGGCATCCGCTACGTGGTCGACTGCGGCACCGCCCGGATCAGCCGCTACAGCAGTCGCACGAAGGTCCAACGGCTCCCGATCGAGGACGTCTCACAGGCGAGCGCCAACCAACGCTCAGGCCGGTGCGGCCGGGTGGCGCCCGGCATCGCGATCCGGCTCTACTCGGAGGAGAACTTCGCCAACCGCCCCGAGTTCACCGAACCCGAGATCACGCGGACGAACCTCGCGTCGGTCATCCTCCAGATGGCATCGCTCGGGCTCGGCGACATCGAGACGTTCCCCTTCGTCGACCCACCCGAGCTCCGCAACATCCGCGACGGCATCGCGCTGCTCGAAGAACTCGATGCGGTGCGGCCCGAATTCGAGGGCACGACGAAATGGCTGACCCCGATCGGACGACAGCTCGCGAGGATGCCGATCGACCCGCGCTTCGGGCGCATGGTGATCGCCGGCGCCGAGAGCGGTTGTCTACGCGAGGTGATGATCATCACCGCAGCGATGTCGGTCCAGGATCCCCGCGAGCGTCCGAGCGAGAAACGAGACACCGCGGCCGAGTTCCACGCTCGCTTCAACGAGCCCGGATCCGACTTCCTCACCTGGCTGAACCTGTGGGACCACCTCGAGACCGAGCGGCGCGACCGCTCGGGCAGCGCCTTCCGGAGAATGTGCAAGAAGGAATTCCTCAACCACAATCGCATCCGCGAGTGGTGGGACATCGTGCGTCAGCTGGAGCGCACCGCGAAGTCACAGCGGTGGACCGTCAACCGCGAGCGGGCGAAGCCCGACATCGTCCACCAGTGTCTGCTGACGGGTCTGCTCTCCCACATCGGCCTGAAGGACTCCAACGGCAACGAGTACCTCGGGGGCCGCAACGCCCGATTCGTGATCAGCCGCAACTCCGCACTGGGGAAGAAGCCGCCGAACTGGGTGATGGCCGGTGAACTGATCGAGACCAATCGGCTGTGGGCCCACAGTGCCGCTCGGATCCAGCCGGAGTGGGCCGAGCGAGCCGGCGAGCACGTGATCACGCGGACCTACGCGGAACCGGAATGGGATGCCGAGAAGGGTTCGGCGATGACCATCGAACGGGCCACCCTCTACGGCGTTCCCCTCGTGGCCGGCCGCCGGGTGCACTATCGACGGGTCGACCCGGCGGTTGCCCGGGAACTGTTCATCCACCACGCCCTGATCGAGGGAGAGTGGCAGACCCACCACGCCTTCTTCGCCCAGAACGAGAGCGTGCTCGAAGAGGTGCGCAAGATGGGGGCTCGTCGGCGCCGGGACGTCTTCGTCGAGTACGAGACCCTGTTCGACTTCTACGACCAGCGGCTCGGCGGCAAGGTCACCTCGGGGGCCGACTTCGATCGATGGTGGAACCGGCGCCGAGAGAAGGATCCCCATCTGCTCGACCTGCACCTCGACGACATCTTCGACGTCGCCGAGGTCGACGCGGATGCCGAATCGTTCCCCGACCGCTGGAAGGCGGGGGACGTCGAGTTCGCGCTCGACTACGAGTTCGACGAGACCTCCGCGCACGACGGTGTGACCGTCACGGTGCCGGTCACGCTTCTCGGCCATGTCGACGCGAGGGCGTTCGACTGGACGGTGCCGGGGCTGCGTGAGGAGCTGGTGACGGCCTTGCTGCGTTCGATGCCGAAGGAGGTGCGCAAGTCATTCGTGCCGATCCCCGACACGGTGGCGCAGATCCTTCCCGCGTTGACGCCCGGCTCCGGCGCGGACCTGGTCGACGCGGTTCGCCGCGAGCTGCGGGCGATCTCCGGCGAACCGCTTCCGCCGGACGCGCTCGTGTTGGACCGACTGCCCAATCACCTGCGACCGATCTATCGCGTCGTCGACGATGCCGGTGAGGTTCTGGTGCAGGGCCGTGATCTCGCGATGATCAGGCACCAACTGGCCGCGGAGGTGAGGGAGGACCTTGCCGGCGGCGCCCACGACCTCGTGCGATCGGGCGAGAAGCGGTGGGTGTTCGGCGACATTCCCCCGCTGGTGCGCACCAGCGCGGCCGGCCTGGAGGTCGACGCGTTCCCTGCGCTCGTCGACGAGGGTGAGACGGTCGGCCTCCGCCTCTTCGCCGATGCCGATCAGCAGCACGACGCCATGTGGGCGGGCAGCGCGCGTCTGCTGCGGCTCAATGTGGGTGGATCGGCGCGGATGCTCAACGACCTCTTCGACAATCGGGCAACGCTCGCGTTGGCGTCGAGCCCGCATGGATCGAAACTCGCCTGGGTCAACGACGCAGCCGATTGCATCTTCTCGCATCTGCTGGGTGAGGCCGGTGGCCCGGTGTGGACCGAGCGCGACTTCGTGGCGCTGGTCGAGCAGGTGCGTCGCAGTCTTCCCGATGCTGTCGAGACGATCGGCCGTGAGGCGGTGGCGATCCTGATCGCGGCCGCCGGCCTCACCCGCGATCTCGCTGCGCCCGTCGCGAGCGCACTGCACCCGGCCTATCTCGACATGCAGGCCCAGCTCGACCGCCTCGTGTATCCGGGCCATCTCGCGGGGGTGGGAGCCGGCCGACTCGGCGATGTGGCCCGCTATCTGGCCGGCATCCGGATGCGGCTCGACAAGCTGCCCGACCGGGTCGCCCTCGACCGGCAGCTGATGCAACGGTGCCGCTCACTGGAGCACGAGTTCGACGCCTACGCCGAACGGCTCGCACCCTCGGTCGCGCTGGAGGATCTCAACTGGCAGCTCGAGGAATTCCGGATCGCAACCCTCGCCCAGCAGGTGGGCGCGAAGGGGAAGGTCAGCGAGAAGCGCATCCGCGCCGCCCTGCACGCCCTCTGATCCCGTCGTGTCTGACGATATGATCATGTCCGACATCGAAGGAGCGGCGATGCCGAAACCCATCTACGACGTGAAGGCGCAGTTCTTCAAGACGCTCGGCCATCCCGCACGAATCCGGATCCTGGAGATCCTGGCGGGTGGTCCCCGCTCGGTGTCGGAACTCCAACCCGACGTCGGTCTGGAATCCTCCCACCTCTCCCAGCAACTCGCGGTTCTCCGCAAGGCGGGTGTCGTGCGGGCGAAACGCCAGGGGTCCTCGATGATCTACTCGGTGGCCGATCCGCAGGTGTTCGAGTTGCTCAGCGTGGCCAAGAAGATCATCGTCACATCGCTGTCCGGAGCCGACGACCTGCTCGCCGCCCTCGACTCGATGAGCTACGGCCCGTTCACCGAGGAGAATGCGGCGGGCTAGACGGATGACCGCCCCGACGGCCGGCCGGCCTCCGACGGCGCCCCGGTGATCGCCATCGCCGTCGTGCTGACGGTCGTGGTGGCGGCCGCAGCGCTCCTGCGACCGGGACTGCGTGCATCACCCCGATGGCGAGCGACGGTCACCCCGCTCGCCTCGATCATCGGGTCGGGGTTCCTGGTGGTGACGCCACTCCTGGCGGCGGTCGTCGGTTCGTGGGCACCGGTCGCCATGGCCGGAGTCGTCGCGGTCGCCCACTGGGTGGGCGCCGCGATGCGACTGGTGATCGCCGAGGTCGAACCCCGGCTGGAGAAGACTGATCCGTCTCGCATCCTGGTCGATCTCGATCGATTGTCGCGGCTTCTCCTCAGCTTCGCATACGTCGTCTCGGTGGCGTTCTACCTCCGGCTCATGTCGTCGTTCGTTCTCCGTTCGGTCACCGACGACCCGCGTGCGGCACAGGTGCTCACCACGATGGTGCTGGTCGGTATCGGTGCAGTCGGCTGGCGACGGGGCCTGCACGGACTCGAGGCGCTCGAGGAGGTTGCCGTCGGCATCAAGCTCTCGATCATCGCCAGTCTCGTGGTCGCGCTCCTCGCCTTCGACCTCGGCGACCCGGGCGCGGTGGTCGATGCGTACCGGACGGCGCAGATCGAGTGGGGTGGATGGGACGCGGTGCGGGTCCTGGCGGGGATGTTGTTGGTCGTCCAAGGGTTCGAGACGTCGCGTTACCTGGGTGCTCACTACGACGCGCCGACCCGCATCGCCTCCATGCGACGGGCCCAGTTGATCTCCGCGGCGATCTATCTCGTCTTCGTGGCGCTGTCCGTCCGGGTCTTCGACGCGCTCCCGTCGACGGTCCAGGAAACTGCGATCCTGGATGTCGCGGGCGAGATGACCGTGGTGCTGGTGCCGTTGCTGGTGGTCGCAGCCGTCGCCAGCCAGCTGAGCGCCGCGATCGCCGACACCGCCGGCGGAGGAGAGATGCTTGCCGGCGCGATTCCGCGGATGTCGTCAGCGGGAGTCGGCTATGTCGCCGTCACCGGGTCGGCCGTCGCCGTGGTGTGGCTCGCCGACGTGTTCGCCATCGTCAGCCTCGCCTCGCGTGCGTTCGCGGCGTACTACCTCGTCGCCACCATGATGTTGCTGGTGGTCCTGATCCGCGACCGCTCGGTACCGCGTCGCACCGCCCGCCTCGCCGGCTTCGGGACGCTCGCGGTCCTGCTGGGGCTCGTCGTGGTGTTCGCGATTCCGGCGGGCTCGTGAGGTCGGCGCCACACGATCGGCCGGGAGGCGGACTCACGACTCCAGCGGTATGTCCGCCAGCTCTCTCCACAGGTCACGCAACCTGCGGTACTCGCGTTCGTGGAGGCGACCCAGCACCTCGATGACCGGTGGCCGGGCACCATGATCGGTGGCGAACTGGACGAGTGACTGCGCAGAGACGGGCGAACCGCCGAACGCGTCTTCCAGACAGTCGGCGATTTCTGCACGGCACACTGTTCCCATGATCTGACCATATGACGGATTGCTCATCATTTGCAGGCGGGCGGGGTGATATCGGTCACTCGAACGGAGGGAGAGCAGCGTCGAAGGGCATGGATCCCTGCTGTCGTGAGCGTCTCGCCCACGAGTCGCTCGATGTTCGCTGGTGCGTCATTCGGATCCGAATGGAAGGAGATGAGGCGCGCGACGGTTGACGAGTGCATGACGACGACACCGATCGACATCCGGCGCTCCGACGATCGGTACTCCACCCGGATCGGATGGCTCGACTCGAAGCACTCGTTCAGCTTCGGGCGTCACCACGATCCCGCCAACACCGGCCACGGTCAGCTGATCGTGTCCAACGACGACCGGGTGGCCCCGGGCGCCGGTTTCGACACCCACGCCCACCGCGACATGGAGATCGTCACCTGGGTGCTCTCCGGAGCACTCGAACACAACGATTCCGAGGGCAACCACGGTCTGATCTATCCCGGTCTCGCCCAGCGGATGAGCGCCGGGCGCGGGATCTGGCATTCCGAGATGAACGCGAGCACGACCGACGAGGTCCATTTCGTGCAGATGTGGGTGGTGCCCGACACGGTGTCGATCGACCCCGGCTACGAGCAACTCGACGTCAACGCCCGCCTCGCCGGCGGCGATCTGGTGCCCATCGCATCCGGGCAGGGTCACGACGGCACGATCACGATCCATCAGCGCGACGCGGTGCTCTGGGGTGGCCGCCTGCCGACCGACCGGCGGGTCGAGGTGCCCGATGCGCCCTGTGTGCACGTCTTCATCGCGCGCGGGAGCGCCGATCTCGAGATGGCCGGACCCCTGGGAACGGGTGATGCCGTCCGCCTCACCGACGCCGGCCGGTTGGCGCTCACGGCAGGACCCGAAGGTGCCGAGGTGTTGATCTGGGCCACCGGCCGAGGCTGACGCCCGGCGCAACGGTTCCTACATCATTCCCAGTTCGAGACGGGCGACGTCCGACAGGCGTGAACTGTCCCACGGCGGATCGAACACCAGCTGCACGTCGACGAACTCGACACCGGGAATCCGTGCCACCGCGTCGTGGAGGTCCTGGCGCATGATGTCGCCCATGCCGCAGAAGGGGGCAGTCACCGACATGTCGATCTCGACTCGCCAGCCACCGTTGGGCAGCTCGATCGCGTCGACTCGATAGACCAGACCGAGCTCCACGATGTCGACGGGGATCTCGGGGTCGTAGACCGTGGTGGCCGCTTCCCAGACCTGATCGACACTGAAGTCGGCGCCGGCGTCGTCGGTCCGGGCCTCGGGAGCCTGGATGAATCCGAACTCGATCGCATCGGCCGGGGCGAGGCGAGCCATCTCGCCGTCGCTCGTCGTGACCGTGGCCGTGCCGCCCAGGGCCTGGAGCAACGTGACTTCGTCACCCTCGGCGAGCACCGCCGTGTGGCCCGCCGGAACGATGGTGACCTTGCAGGCTCGGGGGAGTGTGAACCCCTTCGGCCCTCCGAGGTTGACCGGGGTCTCACGCATCGGCGCGTCGCAATCGGTCGATGATCCAGGTGCGCAGTGTCTCGAAGGCGACGTCGTCGACCACCTGATCGGCAAAGCCGTTGATCAGGAGCCCGCGTGCCTCGCCGGCGGGGATCCCTCGGGAACGCAGGTAGTAGAGCGCCGTCTCGTCGAGCTGGCCGACGGTGGCGCCGTGCTTGCAGGCCACGTCGTCGGCGAGGATCTCGAGGCGGGGTTGGGTGTCGGCCTCGGCTCGGTCGGACAGCAGCAGGTTGTGGTTCTCCTGCTCGGCGTCGGTCCCGTCGGCCCCGGGGCGCACGTCGATACCCCCGCTGAAGATGCCGGTACTCGCATCGTCGAGGACACCGCGGAACAGCTGACGGCTGGAGCAGCCCTTCGCTGCGTGGACGACGTCGATCTGCTGATCGAGGGTCTGGTCGCCGAATCCGAAATAGAGACCGGACAGGTCGGCGTGCGCGGCCTCGCCCGCGAGCTGCACGTGGAAGGCGATGCGTCCGTAGGACGCGCCGAGGTTGAACGAGCGGGCGCGATAGGTGCTGGCGGCACCCTGGATCACCTCGACACGGTTCAGGCTGATCTGGGTGGCGGGCGCGTCCTGGAGCACGATGTGCTCGAGGGTGGCGCGGTCGCCGAGGGTGATGGTGGTGCGGACGTTGGCACCGCCCTCCTGCGGGCCACCCAGTCGGGTCTCCACGACGGTGGCCCGGCAGTCGTCGCCCAGTTCGATGACGACGCCGGTCGAGGCGGTGTTGTGGTCGTCTCCGGGCACGGCGAGGTCGACGACGTGGATCGGCACCGTGATGGTGTGGCCCGACACAACCCGGATGACTGCGCCGTCGCGACCGAACCGGGTGTTGAACGCGTCGAACGCGTCGACGGGATCGTCCTCACGGGGAAGGCCTGTCGACGGTGACGACGATCCGCCGTCGAGTTCGTCGGCCAGGGTGGTGATCGTCAGGCCCTCGGCGGTCATGGTCAGGTCGGAGAGGGCCGGGTCGACGGCGCCGTTGACGATCACGACTCGAGGACCGTCGAGCTCGGGGATCTGGGCCGCGACATCGGCAGGCACCGCGGTGGGGCCACCGGATGGCCCGAACGTGAGTCGGGCGAGGTCGGCATGGGGCGCGTAGCGCCAGGCTTCGTCGCGTCGGGTCGGAAGATCCGGCGCCGCCGCGGTGGCGGAGCGGTTCACGAGGGCGCTCCGGAGAGGGGTCGACCGGAGCCGTCGAGGTCGTGGTTGACGAAGTCGGCGTAGCCGTGGTCCTCGAGATGCAGGGCGAGGGTGTAGTCGCCCGACTCGACGATGCGACCGTCGACGAGGACGTGTACGAAGTCGGGCTTGATGTAGTCGAGGAGGCGTTGGTAGTGGGTGATCACGATCATCGATCGCTCGGGAGTGCGCAGGGCGTTGACCCCCGACGCGATGACGCGCAGCGCATCGATGTCGAGGCCGGAGTCGGTCTCGTCGAGCACGGCGAGACGCGGTTGCATCACGGCCATCTGGAGGATCTCGTTGCGCTTCTTCTCGCCGCCACTGAAACCGGCGTTGACCGCGCGATTGAGGAAGTCGTCCTTCATCTCGACGAGCTCCGTCGCCTCCTTGGCGATCGCCAGGAACTCGCGGGCGCTGATCTCGGTGTCGCCGCGGGCGCGGCGCACCGAGTTGAGCGCGGTGCGCAGGAAGTACATGTTGTTCACGCCCGGGATCTCGACCGGGTACTGGAACCCCATGAACACGCCGGCGGCGGCTCGTTCCTCCGGTTCCATCGCGAGGAGGTCGGCGCCGTCGAGCGTGACGGTGCCGGTGATGTCGTAGCCGTCGCGGCCGGCCAGGGTGTGGGCGAACGTGCTCTTGCCCGAGCCGTTCGGACCCATGATCGCATGGACCTCTCCGGCGCCGATGTCGAGGTTCAGGCCCTTGAGGATCTGCTTGTCGCCGATCGCGGCGGTGAGGTTTTCGACGTGCAGCATCAGCCGACACTTCCTTCCAGGCTCACGCTCAGCAGGCGCTGAGCTTCGACGGCGAATTCCATGGGGAGTTCGTCGAACACGTCACGGCAGAAACCGTTGACGATCATCGCCATCGCGTCTTCTTCGGACATGCCGCGCTGGCGGCAGTAGTAGAGCTGATCCTCGCCCACGGTCGAGGTCGATGCCTCGTGCTCCACCTGAGCCCGGGGGTTCTTGACCTCGATGTAGGGGATGGTGTGGGCACCGCAGTCGGAGCCCAGCAGCAGCGAGTCGCACTGGGTGTAGTTGCGGGCGTTCTCGGCCGAACGCATCACCTTGACGAGGCCCCGGTAGGTGTTCTGGCCGCGGCCGGCCGAGATGCCCTTGGAGATGATGCTGCTGGTGGTGTCGGCACCGATGTGGATCATCTTGGTGCCGGTGTCGGCCTGCTGGCGCTTGCTCGAGAGGGCGACGCTGTAGAACTCGCCCACCGACCGGTCACCCTGCAGG encodes:
- a CDS encoding AMP-binding protein, with product MTDPRPGWDDTTLWGAFATHAAAAPDARAVVDRDGERTVTNGDLLADANALAARFEADGLVAGDVVSVQLPNRYEAAVVALASLRLGLVLNTLLPNYRAKELGHIFATASPSAVVIPAVYRDFDHRELIESVSGSLPPDVRVLVVDGDEMIDDVRRDAAAGRVPTAPLPNAGGHSELIFSSGTEAAPKGILHSEQTTNSGVRALHDFLGLDAETVVWMPSPVGHSTGFNFGLRFALYHGVPLVLQDRWDADVAISLVRRFGASYTLAATTFLQDLVGELQRRDETLPELTHFACGGAAVPPELVSAAGERGIGVLRLYGSTEALVVSCNRPDLPLDTRRDTDGMPLPGVTVRTRTADGAPCGPGEPGEIEVQSPQNALGYFHDPQRTAATFLDGNWVRSGDLGVLGPDGSVSIVGRTKEIIIRGGLNIAPREIEEMILDFDEVERCAVVGLDDPRLGEKACAFVTLRDGARLDFELMIDRLRAAGLAAYKLPEGLEILDELPATASGKIRKHVLRERYSPR
- a CDS encoding FCD domain-containing protein, with the translated sequence MSSAARQRRPPRLAEEVANDLRRRILGGEFSDGDLLPIQDELVAQYGVSLPSVREGLRVLETEGLITVRRGKVGGSIVQLPRAETVAYTVGLVLESRHVEVDELVAAMAQLGPLCVRACAERADRATEVIPALEAIHGESVEAVDDPPRFAMLARRFHEELVARCGSQPLVVLVGALESLWSGQVAAAGEEIDFGALPETDMRNDSLDEHRRILDAIVAGDGEGAERAAHHHQADPQRHSLLGRGITVSATPLRDR
- a CDS encoding DUF808 domain-containing protein: MAGGLVGLLDDVAALAKLAAASIDDVGAAAGKASVKAAGVVVDDTAVTPTYVHGLAAERELPIIKKIATGSIRNKVLFILPAALFLSEVAPTLVEIILMCGGAYLCYEGAHKIVHAFRHDDGEHDVPAAVQGPDAEQATIAGAIRTDFILSAEIMVIALKEVIDEALLARAIILVIVAALITVAVYGVVAVIVKMDDIGLSLAQRPSTTSQRVGRALVTGMPKLLTALSVIGTAAMLWVGGHILLVGTEELGWHWPYDRVHDAEHRVADVGSVGGVLEWFVNTGISAVVGIAVGLVIATVVAQLPARTGDADAH
- the hrpA gene encoding ATP-dependent RNA helicase HrpA; protein product: MDSVDPAAAPITVTYPADLPIAERREELLAAIRDNQVVVVAGETGSGKSTQLPKMCIELGLHETGWIGHTQPRRIAARSIAERVAEELGDEVGGLVGYKVRFTDKVSKKTAIKAMTDGILLAEMQHDRELSAYSTIIVDEAHERSLNIDFLLGYLRRLLPTRPDLKVIITSATIDTARFSQHFDDAPIIEVSGRTYPVEIRYRPPEDDDTGEALTQAEAIVDAVDELAREGSGDVLVFCSGEREIRETSEALADARLRNTEVVPLFGRLSAAEQHRVFDRSRRDGRRIVVATNVAETSLTVPGIRYVVDCGTARISRYSSRTKVQRLPIEDVSQASANQRSGRCGRVAPGIAIRLYSEENFANRPEFTEPEITRTNLASVILQMASLGLGDIETFPFVDPPELRNIRDGIALLEELDAVRPEFEGTTKWLTPIGRQLARMPIDPRFGRMVIAGAESGCLREVMIITAAMSVQDPRERPSEKRDTAAEFHARFNEPGSDFLTWLNLWDHLETERRDRSGSAFRRMCKKEFLNHNRIREWWDIVRQLERTAKSQRWTVNRERAKPDIVHQCLLTGLLSHIGLKDSNGNEYLGGRNARFVISRNSALGKKPPNWVMAGELIETNRLWAHSAARIQPEWAERAGEHVITRTYAEPEWDAEKGSAMTIERATLYGVPLVAGRRVHYRRVDPAVARELFIHHALIEGEWQTHHAFFAQNESVLEEVRKMGARRRRDVFVEYETLFDFYDQRLGGKVTSGADFDRWWNRRREKDPHLLDLHLDDIFDVAEVDADAESFPDRWKAGDVEFALDYEFDETSAHDGVTVTVPVTLLGHVDARAFDWTVPGLREELVTALLRSMPKEVRKSFVPIPDTVAQILPALTPGSGADLVDAVRRELRAISGEPLPPDALVLDRLPNHLRPIYRVVDDAGEVLVQGRDLAMIRHQLAAEVREDLAGGAHDLVRSGEKRWVFGDIPPLVRTSAAGLEVDAFPALVDEGETVGLRLFADADQQHDAMWAGSARLLRLNVGGSARMLNDLFDNRATLALASSPHGSKLAWVNDAADCIFSHLLGEAGGPVWTERDFVALVEQVRRSLPDAVETIGREAVAILIAAAGLTRDLAAPVASALHPAYLDMQAQLDRLVYPGHLAGVGAGRLGDVARYLAGIRMRLDKLPDRVALDRQLMQRCRSLEHEFDAYAERLAPSVALEDLNWQLEEFRIATLAQQVGAKGKVSEKRIRAALHAL